Proteins co-encoded in one Rudaeicoccus suwonensis genomic window:
- a CDS encoding flavin reductase family protein, whose protein sequence is MHFYRPSEGHRLPHDPFNSIIAPRPIGWIGSHDANGRRNLAPYSFFTALNYRPPLIGFSSNGWKGSVANCEATGEFTWNLVTRGLAEQMNATSTTADVDEFEASGLEEAASQVVGAPRVAASPVNFECRVAQIVQLTDVAGDAVGSWFVVGEVVGVHIDESLLVEGIFDTAAADPAMRAGGPTAYFGISADQRFDLTRPK, encoded by the coding sequence GTGCATTTCTACCGGCCCTCGGAAGGCCATCGGCTGCCGCACGATCCGTTCAACTCGATCATCGCGCCGCGGCCGATCGGGTGGATCGGCAGCCACGACGCAAACGGTCGACGAAACCTCGCGCCATACTCGTTCTTCACGGCGCTGAACTACCGGCCTCCGCTCATCGGCTTCTCCAGCAACGGCTGGAAGGGCAGCGTGGCCAACTGCGAGGCCACCGGCGAGTTCACCTGGAATCTCGTCACCCGCGGTCTCGCGGAACAGATGAATGCGACGTCGACGACGGCCGACGTCGATGAGTTCGAGGCGTCCGGGCTCGAGGAGGCGGCATCGCAGGTCGTCGGCGCGCCGCGGGTTGCGGCGTCGCCGGTGAACTTCGAGTGCCGGGTGGCGCAGATCGTGCAACTCACCGATGTCGCGGGAGACGCTGTCGGATCCTGGTTCGTCGTCGGTGAGGTCGTCGGGGTGCACATCGATGAATCTCTTCTGGTGGAAGGCATATTCGATACCGCAGCGGCCGACCCCGCCATGCGGGCCGGAGGGCCCACGGCATACTTCGGGATCTCGGCCGACCAGCGTTTCGACCTCACCCGACCGAAGTAG
- a CDS encoding SigE family RNA polymerase sigma factor, whose product MTAVYGTTIGWHVGTNRGGAVARSSADRDATAPMSDALDLTELYRTHQLPMVRLARLLVDDLATAEDVVQDAFLGMHRHQASLRDPAAAVGYLRRSVVNQARSTLRRRRTVRAHLKVAEPDISPPADSDVLLAEEHQQVLRAVRQLPPRQREVLVLRYWSDLSESQIADALGISKGTVKSQASRAMATLTTLLEGGAQ is encoded by the coding sequence GTGACTGCCGTCTACGGGACCACCATCGGGTGGCACGTCGGAACGAACCGGGGAGGGGCGGTGGCCCGCAGTTCAGCGGATCGCGATGCAACCGCGCCGATGTCCGACGCGCTCGACCTCACTGAGCTCTATCGCACCCATCAGTTGCCGATGGTGCGGCTGGCCCGCCTGCTCGTCGACGATCTCGCCACTGCCGAAGACGTGGTTCAAGACGCCTTCCTGGGGATGCACCGGCACCAGGCATCGCTGCGCGATCCGGCCGCTGCCGTGGGCTATCTCCGACGGTCGGTCGTCAACCAGGCCCGCTCCACGCTGCGTCGACGGCGCACCGTTCGAGCACATCTCAAGGTCGCAGAACCCGACATCAGCCCGCCGGCGGACAGCGACGTCCTGCTCGCCGAGGAACACCAGCAGGTATTGCGCGCAGTGCGGCAACTCCCGCCACGCCAGCGTGAGGTGCTGGTGCTGAGGTACTGGTCGGACCTGTCCGAGTCGCAGATCGCCGACGCGCTCGGCATCAGCAAAGGAACCGTCAAATCACAGGCCAGCCGTGCCATGGCCACCCTGACAACGCTGCTCGAAGGAGGTGCGCAATGA
- the glpK gene encoding glycerol kinase GlpK, whose protein sequence is MSKYVAAIDQGTTSTRCMIFDQDGAVVAVAQTEHDQIFPKAGWVEHNAIQIWDNTRKVCAEAMAHGDISTSDVAAIGITNQRETTVVWDKTTGQPVYNAIVWQDTRTDKICQQLAGDEGADRFKAKVGLPLATYFAGPKARWVLDNVEGAREKAEAGDLLFGTMDTWLMWNLTGGVDGGIHVTDVTNASRTLMMDLATLDWDDDIVAEMGLPKSMLPEIKSSSEVYANARDKGVFAGVPLGGILGDQQAATFGQVCFEPGMAKNTYGTGNFVLLNTGEEQVLSKNGLLTTVCYKIGDSKPIYALEGSIAVTGSLVQWLRDNLQIIKAAPEVEDLARSVEDNGDVYVVPAFSGLFAPHWRSDARGAIVGLTRFANKGHIARAALEAVAFQSKEVVDAMNADSGVDLTELKVDGGMVVNDTLMQFQADLLGVPVVRPKITETTALGAAYAAGLAVGFWKDESDLTKQWAEDKRWEPQMDGAERDRLVRKWNKAVQRTLDWVEDED, encoded by the coding sequence GTGAGCAAGTACGTTGCAGCGATCGACCAGGGCACCACGAGCACCAGGTGCATGATCTTCGATCAGGATGGCGCTGTCGTCGCCGTCGCGCAGACCGAGCACGACCAGATCTTCCCCAAGGCCGGGTGGGTCGAGCACAACGCCATACAGATCTGGGACAACACCCGCAAGGTCTGCGCCGAGGCCATGGCCCACGGCGACATCTCGACCTCCGACGTAGCGGCCATCGGCATCACCAACCAGCGTGAGACGACGGTGGTCTGGGACAAGACGACGGGCCAGCCGGTCTACAACGCCATCGTGTGGCAGGACACCCGCACGGACAAGATTTGCCAGCAACTGGCCGGCGACGAAGGTGCCGACCGGTTCAAGGCCAAGGTCGGATTGCCGCTGGCGACATACTTCGCCGGGCCCAAGGCGCGGTGGGTGCTCGACAACGTCGAGGGCGCTCGGGAGAAGGCTGAGGCGGGCGACCTGCTGTTCGGCACCATGGACACCTGGCTGATGTGGAATCTCACCGGTGGTGTCGACGGCGGCATCCACGTCACCGATGTCACCAACGCGTCCCGCACGCTGATGATGGATCTGGCGACCCTCGACTGGGACGACGACATCGTCGCCGAGATGGGCCTGCCGAAGTCGATGCTGCCCGAGATCAAGTCCTCCTCGGAGGTTTACGCCAACGCGCGTGATAAGGGCGTGTTCGCGGGCGTGCCGCTCGGCGGCATTCTCGGCGACCAGCAGGCCGCGACCTTCGGGCAGGTTTGCTTCGAGCCGGGCATGGCCAAGAACACCTATGGCACGGGCAACTTCGTGCTGCTCAACACCGGTGAGGAGCAGGTGCTGAGCAAGAACGGACTGCTCACCACGGTCTGCTACAAGATCGGCGACAGCAAGCCCATCTACGCGCTCGAAGGCTCGATCGCGGTGACCGGGTCGCTCGTGCAGTGGCTGCGCGACAACCTGCAGATCATCAAGGCCGCTCCCGAGGTCGAAGACCTCGCCAGGTCGGTGGAGGACAACGGCGACGTGTATGTCGTGCCTGCGTTCTCCGGTCTGTTCGCGCCGCACTGGCGGTCGGACGCCCGCGGAGCGATCGTCGGCCTGACCCGGTTCGCGAACAAGGGTCACATCGCTCGTGCGGCCCTGGAAGCGGTGGCCTTCCAGTCCAAGGAGGTCGTCGATGCAATGAATGCCGACTCTGGTGTCGACCTGACCGAGCTGAAGGTCGACGGCGGCATGGTCGTCAATGACACGCTGATGCAGTTCCAGGCGGACCTGCTCGGCGTGCCGGTGGTCCGGCCGAAGATCACCGAGACCACTGCGCTGGGTGCGGCATACGCGGCGGGTCTGGCGGTCGGCTTCTGGAAGGACGAGTCCGACCTCACCAAGCAGTGGGCCGAGGACAAGCGTTGGGAGCCGCAGATGGACGGCGCCGAGCGTGACCGTCTGGTGCGTAAGTGGAACAAGGCAGTGCAGCGCACGCTGGACTGGGTCGAGGACGAGGACTGA
- a CDS encoding aldo/keto reductase: MVPTYVLNDSNTLPAVGFGTYPLRGEDGIVAITSAIQAGYRLLDTAVNYENETEVGEALRRSGVPRDDVQIQSKIPGRDHGYDEALASIRGSLDRLGLEYLDVQLIHWPNPSVDRFVETWRALVTARNDGLVRSIGVSNFTDEFLRRIIDDSGVTPTVNQIELHPYFPQEEMRKVHAELGIQTQAWSPMGKRQAPFDEPPVAEAARAHGVTPGQVILRWHHQLGSLPLPKSATPERQSANLDIFEFELTATELKAITALGRPDGRLFGGDPLTHEEM; the protein is encoded by the coding sequence ATGGTCCCGACATACGTGCTCAACGACTCGAACACTCTGCCCGCCGTCGGATTCGGAACGTACCCGTTGCGCGGCGAGGACGGCATCGTCGCCATCACCAGTGCGATTCAAGCCGGTTACCGGCTGCTCGACACGGCGGTGAACTACGAGAACGAAACCGAGGTCGGTGAGGCGTTGCGCCGTTCCGGCGTGCCGCGGGACGACGTGCAGATCCAGTCCAAGATCCCCGGGCGTGACCACGGGTATGACGAGGCACTGGCGTCGATCCGCGGGTCGCTCGATCGGCTCGGCCTGGAGTATCTGGATGTTCAGCTGATCCATTGGCCGAACCCGAGTGTGGACCGCTTCGTCGAGACCTGGCGTGCATTGGTCACCGCCCGAAACGACGGGCTGGTCCGCTCGATCGGTGTCTCGAACTTCACGGACGAATTCCTGCGACGCATCATTGACGACAGCGGTGTGACGCCGACGGTCAACCAGATCGAGCTGCACCCGTATTTCCCACAGGAGGAGATGCGAAAAGTTCATGCGGAGCTGGGGATTCAGACACAAGCGTGGAGCCCGATGGGCAAGCGGCAGGCTCCCTTCGACGAACCGCCGGTCGCTGAGGCTGCGCGTGCTCACGGCGTCACGCCGGGACAGGTGATCCTGCGGTGGCATCACCAGCTCGGGTCGTTGCCACTGCCGAAGTCGGCGACCCCCGAACGCCAGAGCGCTAATCTCGACATCTTTGAATTTGAGCTGACTGCAACGGAGTTGAAGGCCATCACCGCTCTCGGCCGACCCGACGGGCGGCTGTTCGGTGGCGACCCGCTGACCCACGAGGAGATGTGA
- a CDS encoding HNH endonuclease: protein MIDPTTARQLACDADLIPVVLGSRSEPLNVGRHKRLVTAGLRTAVIIRDRHCTFPGCDRPPQWCHAHHIHPWWAGGHTTLTNTALLCPRHHTIVHRDNLTAHATNHTVTWDLTPGRMTHHITHPRAA, encoded by the coding sequence ATCATCGACCCCACCACCGCCAGACAACTCGCCTGCGACGCCGACCTGATCCCCGTCGTCCTCGGCAGCAGATCCGAACCACTAAACGTCGGACGCCACAAACGCCTAGTCACCGCAGGCCTGCGCACCGCCGTCATCATCCGCGACCGCCACTGCACCTTCCCCGGCTGCGACCGACCACCCCAGTGGTGCCACGCCCACCACATCCACCCCTGGTGGGCCGGCGGACACACCACCCTCACCAACACCGCACTCCTATGCCCCCGCCACCACACCATCGTCCACCGCGACAACCTCACCGCCCACGCCACCAACCACACCGTCACCTGGGACCTCACCCCCGGCCGAATGACACACCACATCACCCACCCCCGCGCCGCGTAA
- a CDS encoding nucleoside/nucleotide kinase family protein: protein MSASRVPRCMDIRSSDRQAGRMRSLTVSTAVERISELLSSAAPAQPALGQSQPHGHAPAHVAHELPTPFRRMIIGLTGPPGSGKSTLAQHLSDASNRVGIATVVVPMDGFHLAQARLDERGLASVKGAPETFDADGYVALLHRLRQPAVPLSEDQFNGDFPKTPYPQRFSRRDKQSVAARSIWAPAFDRSLEEPIAGAIEIPPGAELIITEGNYLLHPDEPWRQVRGLLDQVWFVDLPSDVRRARLTARHERFGRTPEDARAHALGSDERNALLINETRDLADALLIEDHG from the coding sequence GTGTCGGCAAGCCGCGTCCCACGCTGCATGGACATTCGATCATCCGATCGCCAGGCTGGACGGATGCGCTCACTCACTGTTTCCACGGCGGTGGAGCGCATCAGCGAACTGCTCTCATCTGCGGCTCCGGCTCAGCCAGCGCTTGGTCAGTCTCAGCCTCATGGGCACGCGCCTGCTCACGTCGCGCACGAGTTGCCAACACCGTTTCGGCGCATGATCATCGGTCTGACGGGACCTCCGGGATCCGGCAAATCGACTCTGGCGCAACACCTTTCGGACGCCTCAAACCGAGTCGGCATCGCAACGGTGGTCGTACCGATGGACGGCTTCCACTTGGCCCAGGCACGTCTCGACGAGCGCGGGCTCGCATCGGTGAAAGGCGCACCGGAGACCTTCGACGCCGACGGATACGTCGCGCTTCTGCACCGGCTGCGACAACCCGCCGTGCCCCTCAGCGAGGATCAGTTCAATGGCGATTTCCCGAAAACGCCTTATCCACAGCGTTTTTCGCGTCGTGATAAGCAAAGTGTCGCGGCTAGATCGATCTGGGCTCCGGCGTTCGACAGATCACTCGAGGAGCCGATCGCCGGCGCAATCGAGATCCCTCCTGGCGCCGAACTGATCATCACCGAGGGCAACTACCTGCTGCATCCCGACGAACCGTGGCGTCAGGTGCGCGGACTGCTCGACCAGGTCTGGTTTGTCGATCTGCCTTCGGACGTCCGACGCGCCAGACTGACGGCGCGCCACGAGCGTTTCGGTCGCACACCCGAAGATGCGCGAGCACACGCCCTGGGCAGTGATGAACGAAACGCCCTACTCATCAACGAGACTCGCGATCTCGCCGACGCGCTGTTGATCGAAGATCACGGGTAA
- a CDS encoding MIP/aquaporin family protein yields MSLGSIFFSELIGTAILILLGVGVVANAVFPKNNGFGGGNLMINFGWGFGVMAGVYAAYKSGGQLNPAVTLGIWASGAKTFVPGVDVNAGSIAVYISAQLIGAFIGAVLCWLAYKKQFDDRGDAPSLIFSTGPQIKSTPWNLVTEILATFVLMFGALSFGAWNGGKGTILEALPVAFLVVGIGASLGGPTGYAINPARDLGPRIAHAILPIPNKDSSNWAYAWIPVVGPIIGGILGGLIFHWYHG; encoded by the coding sequence ATGAGTTTGGGTTCCATCTTCTTCAGCGAGCTGATTGGTACAGCCATCCTGATCCTGCTCGGCGTGGGTGTCGTCGCCAACGCAGTGTTCCCCAAGAACAACGGCTTCGGCGGCGGCAACCTGATGATCAACTTCGGTTGGGGCTTCGGCGTCATGGCCGGTGTCTATGCCGCCTACAAGTCGGGTGGCCAACTGAATCCTGCTGTCACGCTTGGCATCTGGGCCTCCGGCGCGAAGACCTTCGTGCCGGGTGTCGACGTCAATGCCGGCTCGATCGCCGTCTACATCTCGGCCCAGCTCATCGGCGCCTTCATCGGAGCCGTGCTGTGCTGGCTGGCATACAAGAAGCAGTTCGACGATCGCGGAGACGCCCCGTCGCTGATCTTCTCGACCGGCCCGCAGATCAAGAGCACCCCGTGGAACCTGGTCACCGAGATCCTGGCGACCTTCGTGCTGATGTTCGGCGCCCTGTCGTTCGGCGCGTGGAACGGTGGCAAGGGCACGATTCTCGAAGCTTTGCCGGTGGCCTTCCTGGTCGTCGGTATCGGTGCCAGCCTCGGCGGCCCGACGGGATACGCCATCAACCCAGCCCGTGACCTTGGTCCTCGCATCGCCCACGCGATCCTGCCGATCCCCAACAAGGACTCCAGCAACTGGGCCTACGCGTGGATCCCGGTCGTCGGCCCGATCATCGGCGGCATCCTCGGCGGTCTGATCTTCCACTGGTACCACGGCTGA
- a CDS encoding Dps family protein produces MASPTYSVPGLSRRDNDRVVDLLQARLACYNDLHLTLKHVHWNVVGRNFIGVHEMIDPQVDLVRGYADEVAERIAAMGAAPGGRASDIIALRDWDDYSLGRSTAIAHLAALNKVYDGVVETNRSVIEELGDLDPISEDMMIGHTGQLEKFQWFVRAHLEDEYGEIAGEDARTERGAARKTSTSKSTAKRTPAAKRTSAAKRTSAAASSTGRHARTTAPAGATRATAKKTAAKTAAKKTAAKKTAAKRTTARKRTER; encoded by the coding sequence ATGGCCTCCCCGACATACTCCGTTCCTGGGCTCTCCCGGCGCGACAACGATCGTGTCGTCGACCTGCTGCAAGCTCGCCTCGCGTGCTACAACGACCTGCATCTGACGCTGAAGCACGTGCACTGGAACGTCGTGGGCCGCAACTTCATCGGAGTCCACGAGATGATCGACCCTCAGGTCGACCTCGTCCGCGGGTATGCCGACGAAGTGGCCGAGCGCATCGCCGCCATGGGCGCAGCACCGGGAGGTCGCGCCAGCGACATCATCGCCCTGCGCGACTGGGACGACTACTCCCTCGGCCGAAGCACCGCCATCGCCCACCTCGCGGCGCTCAACAAGGTGTATGACGGAGTCGTCGAGACCAACCGCTCCGTGATCGAAGAGCTCGGCGATCTCGATCCCATCAGTGAGGACATGATGATCGGCCACACCGGCCAACTTGAGAAGTTCCAGTGGTTCGTTCGTGCGCACCTCGAAGACGAGTACGGCGAGATCGCAGGCGAGGACGCCCGCACCGAACGGGGGGCCGCTCGCAAAACCTCCACCAGCAAGTCCACAGCGAAACGAACGCCCGCAGCCAAGCGGACCTCGGCAGCCAAGCGCACCTCAGCTGCAGCGTCGTCGACCGGCCGTCACGCTCGGACGACCGCTCCAGCCGGCGCAACCCGGGCCACCGCAAAGAAGACGGCTGCGAAGACGGCCGCCAAGAAGACTGCGGCAAAGAAGACCGCCGCGAAGCGGACGACGGCTCGCAAGCGCACTGAGCGCTAA
- a CDS encoding glycerol-3-phosphate dehydrogenase/oxidase, with the protein MVMQPFSAKLGPQERSKAWAELSRGEFDVLVIGGGVTGAGAALDATTRGLRTAMVEARDFASGTSSRSSKLFHGGLRYLEQMNFSLVAEALKERELMLTTIAPHLVHPVSFLYPLSHRGWERPYVATGLAMYDQMGGARSVPRQKHLTRGGALKLFPGLKHDAMVGAVRYYDAQADDARHTMTVARTAAYYGATVLASAEVIEILREADRVTGAVVRDVETDETTTVKAKVVINATGVWTDDVQRMSGGRGRFRVRASKGVHILVPRDRIAGEVGLILRTEKSVLFVIPWGQHWIIGTTDTDWSLDLAHPAATASDIEYLLEHANSVLAVPLTKDDILGVYAGLRPLLAGESEDTSQLSREHAVARPRPGLISIAGGKYTTYRVMAKDAIDAAAEDLGEIKESVTEHVPLVGADGYAAMRNLKHEIARETGLPEWRIEHLLNRYGSKLHELLSLADDDASLLEPVKSAEEYLRVELKYAASHEGALHLTDVLARRTRMSIETKHRGVDAAQDAADLMGEVLGWDAETKRKEIELYAERVAAERASQELDNDSDSDAARLQAPEMRKGLRDVTATT; encoded by the coding sequence ATGGTCATGCAGCCGTTCAGCGCGAAGCTTGGGCCGCAGGAGCGCAGCAAAGCCTGGGCCGAATTGAGCCGAGGCGAATTCGACGTGCTGGTCATCGGCGGCGGCGTCACCGGCGCGGGCGCCGCCCTCGACGCGACCACCCGCGGTCTGCGCACCGCCATGGTCGAGGCTCGCGACTTCGCCAGCGGCACGTCCTCCCGCAGCAGCAAGTTGTTCCACGGAGGACTGCGCTACCTCGAGCAGATGAACTTCAGCCTTGTCGCAGAGGCGCTCAAGGAACGCGAACTGATGCTCACGACCATCGCCCCGCACCTGGTGCACCCCGTCTCCTTCCTTTACCCGCTGTCGCATCGCGGATGGGAACGCCCTTACGTCGCAACGGGTTTGGCGATGTACGACCAGATGGGCGGTGCCCGCTCGGTGCCGCGCCAGAAGCACCTCACACGCGGCGGCGCCCTCAAGCTGTTCCCCGGCCTCAAGCACGACGCCATGGTCGGCGCGGTGCGTTACTACGACGCCCAGGCCGACGACGCGCGCCATACGATGACGGTCGCCCGCACCGCCGCCTATTACGGCGCAACGGTGCTTGCCTCGGCCGAGGTGATCGAGATCCTGCGTGAGGCGGACCGGGTCACCGGTGCCGTCGTGCGTGACGTCGAAACCGACGAGACCACGACCGTCAAGGCCAAGGTCGTCATCAACGCCACCGGCGTCTGGACCGACGACGTGCAGCGGATGAGCGGCGGTCGCGGCCGGTTCCGTGTGCGTGCCTCCAAGGGCGTGCACATCCTTGTGCCGCGTGACCGCATCGCCGGAGAGGTCGGCCTGATCCTGCGCACCGAGAAGTCCGTGCTCTTCGTCATTCCGTGGGGTCAGCACTGGATCATCGGCACCACCGACACCGACTGGAGCCTCGACCTCGCACACCCCGCCGCGACGGCCTCGGACATCGAATACCTTCTGGAGCATGCGAATTCGGTGCTCGCGGTGCCGCTGACCAAGGACGACATCCTCGGCGTCTATGCAGGTCTTCGGCCGTTGCTGGCCGGCGAGAGCGAGGACACCAGCCAGCTGTCGCGCGAGCACGCAGTGGCTCGCCCGCGCCCGGGTCTGATCTCGATCGCCGGCGGCAAGTACACGACTTACCGCGTGATGGCCAAGGACGCGATCGACGCGGCGGCCGAGGATCTCGGCGAGATCAAGGAGTCGGTCACCGAGCATGTGCCACTCGTCGGCGCCGACGGGTATGCCGCAATGCGCAATCTGAAGCACGAGATCGCGCGCGAGACCGGCCTGCCGGAGTGGCGGATCGAGCATCTGCTCAACCGCTACGGCTCCAAACTGCACGAGTTGCTGTCCTTGGCCGACGACGACGCGTCGCTGCTCGAACCGGTGAAGTCCGCGGAGGAGTACCTCCGGGTGGAGTTGAAGTACGCCGCATCGCACGAGGGCGCACTGCACCTCACCGACGTCCTGGCCCGGCGCACCCGCATGTCGATCGAGACCAAGCACCGCGGGGTCGACGCTGCGCAGGACGCCGCCGACCTCATGGGCGAGGTGCTCGGCTGGGATGCGGAGACCAAGCGCAAGGAGATCGAGCTGTATGCCGAGCGCGTCGCCGCCGAGCGCGCTTCCCAGGAGCTCGACAACGATTCGGACAGCGACGCTGCGCGCTTGCAGGCACCCGAGATGCGCAAGGGCCTGCGCGATGTGACCGCCACGACGTGA
- a CDS encoding phosphoenolpyruvate carboxykinase (GTP), with amino-acid sequence MTTDTPAATATGGTTHAALAAWVDEVAALTTPDRVQWITGSPQEWTEVTDKLVAAGTFTRLNEQTHPNSFYAASDPTDVARVEDRTFICSVDEKDCGPTNNWMAPDEMKAIMTDLYRGCMTGRTMYVIPFVMGHLNAEKPMFGVEITDSEYVVASMRVMARCGSKVLDRIEELGESARYVPALHSLGAPLQPGEKDVAWPCNQTKYIVQFPEERTIWSYGSGYGGNALLGKKCYSLRIASAMARDEGWLAEHMLILKLISPEQQTYYVAAAFPSACGKTNLAMLEPTIPGWRVETLGDDIAWMRFGDDGRLYAVNPEFGLFGVAPGTNEKTNPNAIRTLAKGNSVYTNVALTDDGGVWWEGLENEPQHATSWKGEDWTPDSGELSSHPNSRYCTPIDQCPILADEYDDPRGVPISAILFGGRRKTTVPLVTEARDWVHGTFMGATLSSETTAAAVGQVGVVRRDPMAMLPFIGYNAGDYFGHWINVGKDADASKLPKIFYVNWFRRDEDGGFLWPGFGENSRVLKWVIERIEGKAAAVETPIGHVPTPESLDIDGLDMTPEQVEAALRVDPQEWRAEIPQIEEWFAKFGDALPTQLQVELDGLKARLGD; translated from the coding sequence ATGACCACAGACACACCCGCCGCAACCGCCACTGGTGGCACAACTCACGCCGCACTCGCCGCCTGGGTCGACGAGGTCGCCGCCCTGACGACGCCCGACCGCGTCCAGTGGATCACCGGATCGCCGCAGGAGTGGACCGAGGTCACCGACAAGCTCGTCGCCGCGGGCACGTTCACCAGGCTCAACGAGCAGACCCACCCGAACAGTTTCTACGCCGCGTCCGACCCCACCGACGTCGCACGCGTGGAGGACCGCACGTTCATCTGCTCGGTCGACGAGAAGGACTGCGGGCCGACCAACAACTGGATGGCGCCGGACGAGATGAAGGCCATCATGACCGACCTCTACCGAGGCTGCATGACCGGACGCACGATGTACGTCATACCGTTCGTGATGGGGCACCTGAACGCCGAAAAGCCGATGTTCGGCGTCGAGATCACCGACAGCGAGTATGTCGTCGCGTCGATGCGTGTGATGGCCCGTTGCGGCTCGAAGGTGCTCGACCGCATCGAGGAGCTCGGCGAGTCCGCGCGCTACGTGCCGGCGTTGCACTCGCTGGGCGCGCCGCTGCAGCCGGGTGAGAAGGACGTCGCCTGGCCGTGCAACCAGACGAAGTACATCGTGCAGTTCCCCGAAGAGCGCACGATCTGGTCGTACGGCTCGGGATACGGCGGCAATGCGCTGCTCGGCAAGAAGTGCTACTCGCTGCGCATCGCCTCGGCGATGGCCCGTGACGAGGGCTGGCTGGCCGAGCACATGCTCATCCTCAAGCTCATCTCGCCCGAGCAGCAGACCTACTACGTCGCGGCCGCCTTCCCCAGCGCCTGCGGCAAGACCAATCTGGCGATGCTCGAGCCGACCATCCCCGGCTGGCGGGTCGAAACGCTGGGTGACGACATCGCCTGGATGCGCTTCGGCGACGACGGCCGGCTGTATGCGGTCAATCCCGAGTTCGGCTTGTTCGGAGTCGCGCCCGGCACCAACGAGAAGACCAACCCCAACGCCATCCGCACTCTCGCCAAGGGCAACTCGGTGTACACCAATGTCGCACTCACCGACGACGGCGGCGTCTGGTGGGAGGGCCTGGAGAACGAGCCGCAACACGCGACGTCCTGGAAGGGCGAGGACTGGACGCCTGACTCCGGCGAGCTGTCGTCGCACCCGAATTCGCGCTACTGCACCCCGATCGACCAGTGCCCGATCCTGGCCGACGAGTATGACGATCCGCGTGGTGTGCCGATCTCGGCGATCCTGTTCGGTGGTCGCCGCAAGACCACCGTGCCACTCGTCACCGAGGCCCGCGACTGGGTGCACGGCACGTTCATGGGCGCCACGTTGTCCTCCGAGACGACTGCTGCGGCGGTCGGTCAGGTTGGCGTCGTGCGCCGCGACCCCATGGCGATGCTGCCGTTCATCGGTTACAACGCCGGCGACTACTTCGGGCACTGGATCAACGTCGGCAAGGACGCCGACGCCAGCAAGCTGCCCAAGATCTTCTACGTCAACTGGTTCCGTCGCGACGAGGACGGCGGGTTCCTGTGGCCGGGCTTCGGCGAGAACTCCCGCGTGCTGAAGTGGGTCATCGAGCGCATCGAGGGCAAGGCCGCTGCCGTCGAGACACCGATCGGCCACGTCCCCACTCCCGAGTCGCTCGACATCGACGGTCTCGACATGACGCCCGAGCAGGTCGAGGCCGCCCTGCGCGTCGACCCGCAGGAATGGCGCGCCGAGATCCCGCAGATCGAAGAATGGTTCGCCAAGTTCGGCGACGCCCTGCCGACGCAGTTGCAGGTCGAGCTGGATGGGTTGAAAGCTCGCCTCGGCGACTAG